The Streptomyces sp. 135 sequence CGTGAAGCCCGCGTCACGGACCACCGGCAGGCCGCTCGCGGTGAGTTCGCGCCAGTGGGCGGGGCCGGGCGTGCGCACGGAGAGCGGGAAACCGGCGTCGCGCCAGGCGGTGCGGTCCTCGGCCGACAGCTCCCACCAGGCCAGTTGGGCGCCGTGGCCCGCCTGGGCCATGGCCTTGCCCGCCGACATCGCGACGTCGGGGCTCATCCACAGGACGGGGTGCGTCGGGTCGGCGCCGGCCGGGGGCTCCGGGTCGTCCAGGTCCGTGCCGGAGACCTGGAGGCGGGCCAGGTCCTTGGGCCAGCCGTCCAGCGGCACCGGCGGGAAGACGCGGACCTCCGCCGACTTGCCGGTGACCGTGATGCCGGGCAGCGCCTCGGCCCTGCGCCACTCGGCGCCGCGCGCCCGGCGCACCACCTTGCGGATGCGGGCGTCCTGCCAGTCGCGCATCGCCCGCGCCCACTCGCCGTCCCCGGTGGAGCGCTCGTCGCCAAGGATCACGAGGACCGCGCGGGCGGCGGTCTCCAGGGCGTCCGTGCGGGCCGGGAGAGCGGCGCGCTCGATGCGGGCGACGAGGGGCAGCACGAACTGCGGGGCCTCGTCACGCGCGGTGCTCGCGTGACGGAAGGGGCTGTCGGGGGCGTCGGAGGTGCCCGGGGTGCCGGAAGCGGGGGTGGTGGTCGTCTCGTCGCTGCTCACGGGGCAAGTCTGCCAGGCGGGCGGCGCCGCCCGGCCGGGGCTCCGGGCGCTCCCCGGGGAGCCCGTGCGCGAGGATGGCCCGCATGGAACGTGATCTCGCGGTGCGGCTCGGCGGGGTGGGCCGGCGCTATGGCGTGCGGGGCCCGTGGGTGCTGCGCGGCGTCGACCTCGGCATCGGCGCGGGCACGCTGGTACGCGTGGAAGGCGCCAACGGCAGTGGGAAGTCGACCCTGTTGAGGATCCTCGCCGGTATCGACGCCCCCTCGGAGGGGCGGGTGAGCGGACGTCCGCGCACGGCGTTCGTACCGGAACGCTTCCCCGCCGCGATGCCGTTCACCGCGCTCGGCTACCTCACGCACATGGCCCGCGTGCACGGCCTCGCGCGGGGCGCGGCGGAGCGGAGCGCGGAGCAGTGGCTGGAGCGCTTCGGCGCGGGCGGCTTCCTGCGGACGCCCCTCTCGCACCTGTCCAAGGGCAGCAGCCAGAAGGTCGCCGTGGCCCAGGCCCTGGTGGCAGCCCCCGACCTGCTGGTGCTCGACGAGGCGTGGACCGGCCTGGACACCGCCGCCCGCGCGGAACTGGACCGCGCGGTGGCCGAGCGCACGGCCGCGGGCGGCTCCGTCGTCTTCGTCGACCACGACCCGCGCCGCCTCGCGGGTGCGGTCGAGGAGGCGTACGCGGTGGACGGGACGGCGGTGAAACGACGTACGCCCGGCGGGACGGCACCAACGGCCGGGGACCGGGAGTCCGCGATGCGGCGCGGCCCCACGGTCGTCATCGTCACGCGCGGCCCGCACGGCGCGGAGCTGCCGGGGCCGGTCGCCGCGGTGGCGGTGGAGACGACGGCCGACGCGCACGCCCAGGCTTCTTCGTACGAGGGGGCTTCGTACGAGGCGACTGACGCTCCGGCGGCCGGGAGGATCACGCGGCTCATGGTCCCGGAGAGCCACTCGGACCTCGTCCTGCGGGAACTGCTGACGGCGCGGCCGCCCTGGCACGTGGTGACGGTGGAACGCGCGCCGGTGGTCCCCGGCCCGGCCCCGGCCCCTGAGGCTGACGGGCGGGCCCACCGATGAGCGCCCTCCTCCACTACCAACTCGCCCTGCTGGCCCGGTCGCAGCGGTGGCTGGCTCCGGTGATCCTGTACGCCGTCTTCCTCGCCGTCGGCGTCCAGGGCGGGCAGCCCATCCTGGACTCGCTCGCGTACGCCGCCGCGGCGCTGCTGCCGGTGGCCGCCTGGCTGGTGCGGATCTGCGTGAGCAACGAACCGCCCGCGGCGCGCACGTGCTCCGCCGCCGCGGCCGGGCCCGCGCGGGCCCACCTCGCCGCGCTGCTGGCCGCGTTCCTCGCGGCGGCCGCGCTCGGGTCCTCGCGGTGCTCGTCGTGACGGTGATCAGCGACGCGGGGAGCACCAACGGACGGCTGCCGGTGGCGCGCCTGGCCGCGGGCGCCGCCGGGCTGCTGGCGATGCTGGTCAGCGCGTCGCTCGGGACCGCCGTCGGGGCGCTCACCGCGTGGCCGCTGCTGCGCTCGGCGGGCAAGGCGGTGCCGGCGATGCTGCTCGGCGCGCTGTTCCTGCTGGTCACCACCGGTTCCCCGGCCCAGATGGTGCTGACCGCTCTGACCACGGGCTCGCGGGAGGGGGTCGTACCGTGGCCGCTGGGCGCGTCCGCCGGGGCGTTCGCCGTGGCGGTGGCGGCGGTGTGGACGGCCTGCGCGCTCACGTCGCGGCGGTCCTGACGGCGCTTGGCAGGGCCTGGCAGGGGCGGGCGCGGGCCGGGCCCCAGCGCGAGGCTCGGCACGTGCGGCCGGTCCGCTCAGCCCGAGCACATCGTGCGCTCGGCCTCCTGCCACTCGCAGACGGGGCAGAGCGTGCTGCCCTTGTGGGACTCGGGGTACTCGGTGGGGGACTGGCACAGCACACAGACGGCGAAGGGGCCGTCCGCCGGGCTCGTACTCGTGCTCGCCCCCGCCGTGCTCGTGCTCGCCCCCGCCGTGCTCGTGCTCGTCCCCGCGCAGTAGTCGTCGTCTGCCATACGGTCCAGCCTAGCTCCGCGCCCCGGACGCCCGCTTCGGCCCGATCTGCTCCGACA is a genomic window containing:
- a CDS encoding aminoacyl-tRNA hydrolase, whose translation is MSSDETTTTPASGTPGTSDAPDSPFRHASTARDEAPQFVLPLVARIERAALPARTDALETAARAVLVILGDERSTGDGEWARAMRDWQDARIRKVVRRARGAEWRRAEALPGITVTGKSAEVRVFPPVPLDGWPKDLARLQVSGTDLDDPEPPAGADPTHPVLWMSPDVAMSAGKAMAQAGHGAQLAWWELSAEDRTAWRDAGFPLSVRTPGPAHWRELTASGLPVVRDAGFTEIAPGSCTVVADHPALRRARP
- a CDS encoding ATP-binding cassette domain-containing protein, whose protein sequence is MERDLAVRLGGVGRRYGVRGPWVLRGVDLGIGAGTLVRVEGANGSGKSTLLRILAGIDAPSEGRVSGRPRTAFVPERFPAAMPFTALGYLTHMARVHGLARGAAERSAEQWLERFGAGGFLRTPLSHLSKGSSQKVAVAQALVAAPDLLVLDEAWTGLDTAARAELDRAVAERTAAGGSVVFVDHDPRRLAGAVEEAYAVDGTAVKRRTPGGTAPTAGDRESAMRRGPTVVIVTRGPHGAELPGPVAAVAVETTADAHAQASSYEGASYEATDAPAAGRITRLMVPESHSDLVLRELLTARPPWHVVTVERAPVVPGPAPAPEADGRAHR